ATCGATCGTAGACTGACCGGCGCTCCGGCAATGGGGCGCCGGTTTTCTTTTTCCCTGGGAGCCATGCGATGCCGGAATTCGTGAAAGCGGCGAGGGCCTCCGACCTCGAGGAGGGAAAAGGGAAGATTGTCTGGGTGGGCGGCATCCGGATCGCGCTCTTCCGGTGCGAGGGCGAGGTCTACGCGATCAAGAACCAGTGCCCGCACATGGGGGGTGATCTGGGCGATGGATACCTTTCCGGCGAGATCGTCCGCTGCCCCTGGCACGGATGGAGATTCAGCGTCAAGACCGGCAAAGCGCCCGACACCGAGGTCGTCGCGGTGCGCACCTACGAGGTGAAGATCGACGGCGATGACGTCTTCGTCCGTGTCTAGGCTCGTGGGCGGGCATGAACCCGCCGCGACCCGGCGGCGGCGGCGATCGGGAGCGGGGCGCTACGTAGTCGGGATCAGGTGAAGCCAGTCGCGCAGCAGGAACTGAACCCGGGAGATCAAGAGCGAGACGCGAGCCATCACCGTGTAGCCGAAGGACGCCCCGAAGGCGACCATCAGGAACCAGGTGCCGATCCTGGCCCCCACTCCGTGGATCCCCCGGTGCGGCGCGGAGAAGAAGAAGTAGGCCAGTACCGTGAGGAGCCCCAAAAGCACGAGCGCGGAGTTGACCGCGCCCCAGCCCGGCGCGAACGGCTTCGCCGCGTCGCTCAGCTGCGCGAAGATCTGTCCCTGTAAGTATCCCGGCACCGCGATCCCCGAGTAGATCCCCACGTAGAAGGCGATCGCCCATCGCGCGGGACCCGTCATTCGCTCCCAGACCCTGGCGAGCATCAGAATGCCGAGAATCGCGGGGATCAGGGCCAGGATAATCGATTGCGGCGTGCGCGGTCCGGCAGTGAGCGGCGTCCAGACGTTCGGCAGGATCACGTCCTGGTACTGGATCGCGAGCAGGTAGCCCGCGGCGACGCCGACGAAGAGGTGCTCGGCGAAGCGGTAGAACGGATTGTCGCGATAGAGGAACGAGAAGACGCAGAGCGTCAGAAAGGCCGCGACCCAGGTCTCGACGATGCTCACGCGACCCTCCGGGTCATGAAGAGCGCCGCGTTGCCCAGGATCACGAGAGCGGCGATGATCAGATGAACCAGGCTCTGCGCATCCATTCCCCGGCGCGCGTCCCCGAAAATGCCCATCCGCTTCTCGTATTCCGCGGCACCCTTCATCCCGCCGATCAGGCCCAGGATCTGACGCGACGACAGGTACGGGTAGTAGTCGGTCGCCATGACCGCGGTCACGCCGAGGATGAGCGGCTTGTGGAAGCGGCTCGCCGCGAACTGGATCCAGTAGTCGGCCCCGCTCGACGCCGATAGATTGATGACGAGGTCGATCTTCGCGTACGAATCGACTCCGCGCATCACCGGGATCGAATCGAGCGGCGTCCCGTAGAAATCGACCGGGAACTGCTGTCGGATGCTCTCGCCGATCGCGATCATCACCGTCTGAAATCCCGACTTGTATCCGAGGAAGGCGTAGTCCTTGTTCCGCTCCTTCCCCTCGGCGACGGCCGCCAGTCGGAGCGCGGGCTCGACGAGGCCCGGGCCAGCCGGGTAGAGCGTGATCACGATCAGCTTGAGATTCTTACGGAAGCAGTGGCGGAGCACCGCGATCGACATCGGCTGAAGCTCCGCCATCGTGTCGGGCTCATAGTCCATCGAGATGAACACGGTCGAGCCCGGCGGAAGCGACTCGATCGTCTGATACGCCGCTTCGACGCGCGGCGTCACGGTGATCGGGAGGTTCACCGGCCAGAGGAGCGGGAGCGCCGTCCCCAGACCCACGAGCACGAAGATCAGGCGGCGGTCGATCGCGAGGACCCTGACCGCCCAGCTCATCGCGATCTCCCGAGGTATCCGCGCTCAATCCCGAGAATGATTTTGAGGCCGATCGATACGGCTCCGAGCCCGACGCCGATCGCGATCGCGCGCTTCGCGGCGAGGTTGGGCACGTCGAGGAGCCACTCCGTGAATCCGGGGAACCCCTTCCAGATGAGTTCCCCGATCGAGACCCGTCCGACCATCATGAGGACGGCGGTCACGAGAAGGAGGGTCGCTTCCACGTTCCGCGCCCGGAAGGCGCGAAACGCGGCCGAGGCGATGAAGAAGGCGAGCAGGGCGAACATCGTCGAAGCGAGCGGCGAGTTCACCATGTTGTAGATCCGGCTCACGAGCGTCCCCTCGGCGACCCCCTGGGCGACGCCGAGCGCGGTGACGACGACGAGCGCGACGAGCGTGACGATGCTGTAGGGCCATCCGTCCGACTTGAGCCGAATCTTCCGAAAGTGCGTATTCCAGAGCGAGATCGAGCCCAGGATCAGCGCGAACGCGTAGACGACGGAGGCCCACTCCAAGAGCTTCCCGTTGACGGCCTGGGCTTGGTAATGCGGGATGAAAAAGAGGGCGATGATTGTCGTGCCGACGAGGAACGTGAGGACAAGCGGCCCCGAGCGCACGCGGTCGGCCTAGGTGCTCACGAGGCTTTGAGAAGGCGGCCCAGCTCGGGGTGGCCGAGGGCGGAGAGGGCGATGGCCAAGACGATCATCGCGGCGGCGAGCGCCTTGGCCCAGTCTTGCGCCGCGATCGTCGCGAGCTGCACCGCCTCCTGGCCGATGTACGCGCCCGCGGCGAAGAGCTCCTCGCCCATCAGCGTGTAGTCGCAGGCGCACACGAAGAAGGGAAGCTGGGTCACCTTGTCGCACCCCGCGATCTGGATCGCGCCGGTCAGATTTCCCGTTTCGGCGAGGAAGAGCGACTCGGCGTAGAAGCTTCCCATGTAGACGATCGCCGCGGGACGCTCGCGGAGCATCACTCCCGTGACCGCCGCGACGTACGCGAACTGCTGTGCGCTCACGTAGTGGACGCTCCCGGGCTTGAACTCGTCGCCCCGGCCGGCCTCCACGTACGCCTCTCGCGCCACCCCGTCCATGATCGCCATGACGACAGGGTCGTAGCAGGGGACCTGCATGCTGCATCCCAGATCGGCCACCTTCCTCGCCACGCGGCTCATGATCGTGATCGCGGCGAGCGTACCGACCTCGCTCATGTCCCCGAGGCCGGGCAGGTAGAGGACCGATTTGCCCATCTCGGTGGCGCGGCCGATCGCCTCGTCCAGTGCCTTGAGGCCGGCGAGGGGACGGATGAAGACCGAGCCGCCGCGTTTCGCGCGAAGAATGTTGATGGTGAGAAATGCGAGGAAAATGAGAAGGCCGACGAGAAGGTTGGTGCGGGCGGGGTCAAACCACCGGGTGTCGAGCTCGGCGCCCATGGCTCGACCCTAGCACGTCCTCGAAATCGCGGTCAACGCGCGCCCTTCTTCGCCGCGGCGTTCCTCTGCTCCTTCAGGTACGCGCCGAACATCTCGTCGAGCTGCTTGACCGCCATCGGGTCGAGCTTCCGCACCTCTTCCCGCTCACCCGCCGCGCTCTCCCGGTCTCCCAGCCGGAGGTAGGCGAGCGCGAGGTTCATGTGCGCCTGGACGGACTTGGGCGCCAGGCCGACAAGGCGGATGAAGAGATCGCGGGCCTCTTCCACCTTCCCTGTGGATCCCAGGATCGTGCCCAGGTTGTTCAGCGCGAGGACGTCGCTCGGATGGAGTGAGATCACCTTCCCGTAGGCGGCGATTGCGCCCTTCGCATCTCCGTACGCGGCGAGCGCGACCCCGTAGTTGTACCAGCCGTCCGCGAACGTCGAATCGAGGTCGGTCGCGCGTCGCGCCGCTTCGACCGCCTGCTCGATCTTCTGCTGCTGCAGGAGCGCATCGCTCAGGTTCGCATAGGAAGCGGCGTCGTTGGGGTCGAGGTCGATGGCGCGGCGGGCGGAGCCCTCGGCGTCGGAGAAGCGACCAAGCTGGCTCAGGATCGCCGTGCGCTTCGCGACGGCGGCGTGGTTCTTCGGGTCGAGCGCGATCGCGCGGTCGATCTCGGCGAGCGCCGCCGGCCACTCACGAGCATGGCCAAAGTAGTTGACGAGGGTCAGGTGTGGCCCCGGATCCTTGGGATTCGATGCCACGGCGGCGTATAGGAGGCTCACGTCGTCACGCCAGACCGGGAGGCGGAGGAGCGTGTCGAGCCCCGCCACGGCGGCGATCACGATTGCCGCGACGAGGAGGAGCGGACGGAGCGCCGCGAAGCTGCGGGCGGCCCACGCGTAGATCGACGCGACGATGAGACAGAGGCCGACCGACGCAAGATAGGCACCGCGCTCGGCCGCGAACGATCCGATGAACATGGGAAGGGGAAGTGCCGGAAGGAGCGGGAGAAGAAGGAGGAGCGCGCCGGCCCGGGCGATGGGATCGCGCCTCCGCCACACGACGATGAGCGCGAGGCCGGCCAGGGCAGCGAACGGGGCGAGCCGGCCGGTCCAGGATGAAACCTCCCCGGCGTGGAGCGCTCGGAGCGCGTTCAACGGGTGGGGGTAGACGAGCATCTTCAGATACTCGAAGACCGCCATCGGCACCGCCCAGGCTCGCGCCGCGGCGTCGATGCCGCTCGCTGCGTCGGCGCTCCCAAGGGTTGGCGTGGCGCCCCCGCCCGACACGAAACGCACGAGCAGGTAGACCAGGGCGATCGCGAAGAAGCCCGAGTAGTGCGTGAGGCGTTGGCGCAAGGGAACTCGAACCGGGCCCCATCGGTCGAGCCCGACCAAGAGAAAGGGCGTCACGATCGCGACCTCGTCGCTCAACACCGCGGCCACCATCGCCGCGTAGGCAGGCCAGATCTTCCAAGAGCGGCATCCCTCCGGCGTGCAGAGCTCGGCGGAGCGTGCGAGCAGGAGCGCCGTGAGCACGAAGACCGTGGCCAGGAGATCGGGCAGGCCGGAGATGTAGGCGACCGCCTCGACGTGAACGGGGTGGGCGGCGAAGAGGAGCGCAGCCACGAAGGCGATCCCGGGCCGCGCCCCGACGTGGAGCGCCATTCGGAAGAAGAGCCACGTCGCCGCGCCGTGGAGGAGGATGCTGACCATGTGCGCGAAGAGGGGCGAGCCGTAGCCCGACGCCCACTCGAGGCGAAACAGGAGCGACGTCAGGAGGCGGAGGCCCTCCGCGCCCACACCGCCCGCGCCGTTCGAGATGACGAGAAGCCGGTCGTCCCATACCCAGCCGTAGGGGAGGGCGGGGAGGTAGAGCGCGATCGCGGCGAACGCGCAGAGAACGCCTAGCACGTTGGGGCTCAGCGCGGACGCGCGCGGGCCGGCGACGCGGGGTGGGGTCGCGGCCCCTGTATGGCGGTTCTTGGCTTCCCTCTTGCCCGGCACGGCGGTAGAGTGCCGTTCATCGCCGGTCGGTTCAAGGGCACATTTCACCAAGGAGGCCAGGATGGCCGATGTCATGGATGAACGGGTCCGATCGATCGAGTTCTGCGCGGGGCTGGGCTTCACGCTCGGGGCCCTTTTTCTATCTCTATCGCTCTGCCTCTATCCGAGGCTGGCGCCCGCGAATCAAACGAACCTGATCCTCGACGCCCTCTCCAAGGAAGACATCGGATCGTGGATGGGGCTTCACGCCCTGATGGTCATGGGCTTCTTCCTCGCCACGCTCGGCCTGGTGGCGTACGGATTTCTTCTCCACCTGAAGGGCTCGTCGGGGCCGGCCTCCCTCGTCAGCACGAGTGCCCTGATCGGGGGCGGGCTCTGGACGACCTTCCTCTCGATGGAGTTCTTCGTCGGGCCGTTTCTTAAGACCTACTATCCGATCGACCCCGGTCTCGCGACCATGCTCTTCAGCACAGTCTGGTTCTGGAAAATGGGCGCGCTCGCGGTCGGCGGCGTTCTGCTCTTTACGGCCGTCATCGGGTGCGGCGTCTCGGGCACGTCGAGGGGGTTGATGCCGCTCTGGCTCGGATGGGGCGGCGCGTTCTTCGGCGTCGTGGGAATCCTGATCTACGTGTTCGAGTTCCTGACGGCGACCGCGACCGGCGCCGCCATCAATCCGATGCGCGGTGCGGGTGTCCGCTACGGCGTCGGGCTCCCCATCCAGCTCTGGATGATCGGCGCCGGGTTGATGCTCCTGCGCGATTACAACACTCGGGCGCGCACGCTCCCGCCCCAGGCGCGAACCCCGGTGCCGCCGCGGCGTGAGCCGGCCCCCGCGATGCCGAGGGCCTCGGAGCCGCCCCCGCTCCCGCCGCCGATTCCGTAGTCATCACCGATCGGCAGGGGGGCCCTCGAGGGCCTAGCGCCGGGCCTGCGAGGCGAGTGCCTTGACCGTCGGGGCGTAGCCCGGCCAGTGATCGAGCACGCGAGTCCAGACCGCTCTTGCCGAGTCCGGGTAGCCGGCGTGGTCGTAAGCCACACCCAGATCATGCAGGTAGTCGGGTCGCTCTCCGCCGGGTCTCCCCGCCGCTGCCCGTAGCTCCTGCAGCGCGTCAGCGCCGCGGCCCAGATACGCGTAGCTCAAACCCAGATCGTGCCGGGTCGAGGCACGATCCCATCCCCGACCGATTGCCTCCTCGTAGGAGCGAGCCGCCTTCGCGTGGTCGCCCACACGGAAATATTCGCTCCCCACCATGACCGAGTAGCGTGGATTCGTCGGCTCGGCCTCGTACGCACGCCCGGCATACGCGAGCGCGGAGCGGTAGTCACCGCGGTCTTCGTAGAACTCCGCGAGGACGCTGTTCGGGTAGGCGCGACCCTGAGCCGGAATCCTGGTCCCCGGTCCGATCAAGGTCCGGAAGCGGCGAAGCGAGGCCTCCTCGTTCGCGCTGACGAGGAGGAAGGGTAGAACGGCGCAGAGCGAGAGACTCGCCACGCCAACGCGAAAGAGGACCGGCGCGCCGTGGACCAGCCTGGCGCCGAGCCCGATCGCGAGCACGCACGCGGGGACGAAGAGGAGCGCGAGCAAATCCCAATCCACAGCGGGCGCCGGGAGGGCGAGCAGGAACGCCGCGGCGAGGCCCGGGAACATCGCCGCAGCGAGGTACATCGCCTCACGCGACCGCAGCCACTGACGGACGCTCCGCGTCGTCAGTGCCGCGATGGCGAGGAGCATGGCGATTGGCATGATCAGAAGAGCCTCGTTCGCCAAGTCGGCGGCGTGCCCCAGGAGATGCGGCAGGGTGAATTTCCATCCCCCCGATGCCGCCCCGGACAGCGTCGACGCGTCGAGGGCGATCCGCAAGGACTCCAGCCAGTCGCTCGGGCGACTCCCCGCGAGCAGAGCCAGGGCCGGCGTCAGCACCACCGGTACCAGGCACCAGAGGATTCGGTGCGACATCCGCCGCTCCTGTCGAGCGACGAGGTAGAGGTACGAAGGCCAGAGATAGAGGGTGAGGAAGTGTGAGGCGGTCGCCAGGGATAGTAGAACCGGAATGGCCGCGAACGCGCCTTTCCCGGAAAGACTCCGAAAGCCCAGCCACAAATAGCCGAGGACCAGAACCATCACCGGTGGGTAGCTTTCCAGATAGCCGCAATAGAGCCCGGTGACGCCGAGCGTAAGAAGGAGAAAGAGGGCGTCCCTCCTCGTCTCCGGATCCAGATGCTTCGCCATCGCGAAGCAGATGAGGAACGAGAGCCCACCGCAGAGAATCGAGAGAAGCCCGAATTCCGCCGCCGTCGCCCCCGGCAGGAGCGATCGAACAATCGACCCAAACGCGACCCAGACCGCCGCCGCGAGCGGCTCGCTGTAGGCTTGGTGTTGGCCCGTCTTCAAGATCGTGAGCCACACCGTCCCGTCCCCGAGCAAGTGCGTGCGGGCACGAAGAACGTAGAGCGCCGCGCAGAACAAGAGAAGCAGCGCGACGAGCTTGGGGAATCGCGACGCGTCGGGTGGGCCGGGGGCCGTGTCGCGTTCCTCGGCAGGCGCCGCGGAGGACTTCGCAACGCACCCGCAGAAGGTGAGAGCCGCCGCGCCAAGAAAGAGAGCGACCAAGGCGGTCCTCACGCCGCCCTGCAGAAATCCGAAGGAGTGGAGGCCCCACGCGAGTGGGCCCGGGCTTTGGCTCGCGAGCAGCATCGCCGCGAAGTAGGCGATGCAGAATCCGAGGAAAACGAAACGCGCGGCTCGAATGCTCACAAGACTTGGGATCTTACGACGAGGGGAATAAAAATGCGCCCCCGGCTGGGGGGCGCATTCACGTGGTCTTTGGATGAAGTCTACGCGGCCGTCGCTGCGGCCGTGAATCGGCCTACGCGCACCCGCTCGTGGCGCCGCAGTTCAGGCACGAGTAGCACGCCCCGCGACGGACCATGATGGAGCCGCACTCGGCGCAGGGAGGCGCGTCGGACTGCGTCACGAACGAGCGATCGTCCGCACCCTCGCCGTGGCCGTTCGCGCCGCCGTTGATCAGCTTGAGCTGCACTTCCGCCACCGCCTGAACGCCGCCCGCCTCCAGCGGATCGTCCTTCGCCGCCTCGTGCTGCGTCGACGCCGGCGTCTCGCCCAGGAACTTGATCCCGAGCCAGCGGAAGATGTAATCGACGATCGATTTCGCGATCGGGATGTCCGGGTTCTTGGTGAAGCCGTGCGGCTCGAACCGGATGTGGCTGAACTTGGTCACGAGGAGCCGGAGCGGGACCCCGTGCTGGAGCCCGAGCGAGACGGCCGTCGCGAAGGAGTCCATGACGCCGCTCAGCGTGCTCCCGGCCTTCGCCATGACGATGAAAATCTCGCCGGGCGTGCCGTCCTCGTACATGCCGACGGTCAGGTAGCCGTCGTGTCCGGCCACGGAGAACTTGTGCGTGATCGACTGCCGCTCGTCGGGGAGACGCCGCCGCTTCGCGACCGGCGCGCTCGCCGGAGCGACCTTCGCGCCGCGGTCTTCCTTGCTCGTCGAGAGGGGCTGGCTCCGCTTCGAGCCGTCGCGGTAGATCGCGATCGCCTTGATCCCGCCCTTCCACGCTTCCATGTAGGCCTCGGCGATGTCCTGCGCCGTCGCGTCCTCGGGCATGTTCACGGTCTTCGAGATCGCGCCGGAGACGAACGGCTGCACCGCCTCCATCATCCGGATGTGGCCCATGTAGTGGATCGTGCGGCTGCCGTTCCTCGGCTTGAACGCGCAATCAAATACGGGAAGGTGCTCATCCTTGAGCGCGGGTGCTCCTTCGATCGTCTCGTGCTCGTCAACATACCGCACGATCCGAGCCACCTCATCCTCCCCGTATCCGAGGCACCGAAGCGCCTCAGGCACCGTATTGTTGACGATCTTGAGCATGCCCCCGCCCGCCAGCTTCTTGTACTTGACGAGGGCGATGTCAGGCTCGATTCCGGTCGTGTCGCAATCCATCATGAACGCGATGGTTCCGGTCGGGGCGATGACGGTGACTTGGGCGTTCCGGTAGCCGTGCTCGACGCCCAGGTTGTAGCTCTCTTCCCACGTGGACCGCGTGGCCTCCATGACGTCCTTCGGTACGAAGCGTGAGTCGATCTTCTCGATGGCCGAGCGGTGCTTGCGAATGACGCGGAGCATCGGCTCGCGGTTTTTCTCGTAGCCGAGGAACGGTCCGGTCACCGCGGCGATCCGCGCGCTGGTCGCGTAGGCGTGCCCGTGCATGAGCGCCGTAAGCGCGGCCGCCACCGCGCGGCCCGGATCGCTGTCGTAGGGGGTCCCCCACGACATGAGGAGCGCGCCCAGGTTCGCGTAGCCGAGACCGAGCGGCCGGTAGTCGTGGCTGTTCTGCTCGATCTTGGGCGTCGGGTAGGACGCATTGCTGACGATGATCTCCTGCGCGGTGATCATCGTCGCGACGGCGTGCTTGTACTTCTCGACCTCGAACGTGCCGTCCTCGGTGAGGAATCGCATGAGATTCAGCGAGGAGAGGTTGCACGCGGTGTCATCGATGAACGAGAACTCACTGCACGGGTTCGTCGCGTTGATGCGCGCCGTATTCGGGACGCAATTCCAATCGTTGTTCGTCGTGTCGAACTGGAGGCCGGGGTCGCCGCACTGATGCGCCGCCTCGCAGATCATCTTCATGAGCTCGCGCGCGCGGTGGGTCTCGACCGGCGCGCCCGTCGTGACCGCCTTGGTCGTCCACTTGCCGTCCTTCTCGACCGCCTGCATGAACTCGTCGGGGACGCGCACCGAGTTGTTGGAGTTCTGGAAAAAGATCGACGAGTAGGCCGGACCGTTGAGCGAGGGGTCGTAGCCGACGTCGATCAGCGCCCACGCCTTCTTCTCCTCCTCGGCCTTGCACTTGATGAACTCGACGATGTCGGGATGATCGACGTTTAGGATCACCATCTTCGCCGCGCGGCGCGTGCGGCCGCCCGACTTGATGACGCCGGCGAAGGCGTCGAATCCCTTCATGAAGGAGACCGGTCCGGACGCGGTGCCGCCGCCCTGGATCGCCTCCTTGGAAGAGCGAAGCGAGGAGAAGTTGGTCCCGGTGCCCGAGCCCCACTTGAAGAGGAGCCCCTCGGTCTTCGCGAGGGTCAAAATGCCGTCCATCGTATCGGTGACCGAGTTGATGAAGCAGGCCGAGCACTGCGGCTTGACCTCGACGCCGCAATTGAACCAGACGGGGCTGTTGAAGGCGGCCTTCTGGTGGAGAAGGATGTAGGTCAGCTCGTCTTCAAACGCCTTCGAGTCGGCCTCGGTGGCGAAGTAGCCCTGGGCGCGGCCCCAGCCTGCGATCGTCGTCGCGACGCGGCCGATCAGCTGCTTGATCGAGCGCTCGCGCTGCGGGGTGCCCATCTGCCCCCGGAAGTACTTGGAGGCCACCACGTTGGTCGCCATCTGCGACCAGAACTTGGGGAACTCCACGTCGCGCTGCTCGAAGACGATCTGACCATGCTCGTTCGAGATGACGGCCGTGCGGAGCTCCCA
The DNA window shown above is from Candidatus Eisenbacteria bacterium and carries:
- a CDS encoding Rieske (2Fe-2S) protein; translated protein: MPEFVKAARASDLEEGKGKIVWVGGIRIALFRCEGEVYAIKNQCPHMGGDLGDGYLSGEIVRCPWHGWRFSVKTGKAPDTEVVAVRTYEVKIDGDDVFVRV
- a CDS encoding tetratricopeptide repeat protein; translation: MTSAILASLVKCALEPTGDERHSTAVPGKREAKNRHTGAATPPRVAGPRASALSPNVLGVLCAFAAIALYLPALPYGWVWDDRLLVISNGAGGVGAEGLRLLTSLLFRLEWASGYGSPLFAHMVSILLHGAATWLFFRMALHVGARPGIAFVAALLFAAHPVHVEAVAYISGLPDLLATVFVLTALLLARSAELCTPEGCRSWKIWPAYAAMVAAVLSDEVAIVTPFLLVGLDRWGPVRVPLRQRLTHYSGFFAIALVYLLVRFVSGGGATPTLGSADAASGIDAAARAWAVPMAVFEYLKMLVYPHPLNALRALHAGEVSSWTGRLAPFAALAGLALIVVWRRRDPIARAGALLLLLPLLPALPLPMFIGSFAAERGAYLASVGLCLIVASIYAWAARSFAALRPLLLVAAIVIAAVAGLDTLLRLPVWRDDVSLLYAAVASNPKDPGPHLTLVNYFGHAREWPAALAEIDRAIALDPKNHAAVAKRTAILSQLGRFSDAEGSARRAIDLDPNDAASYANLSDALLQQQKIEQAVEAARRATDLDSTFADGWYNYGVALAAYGDAKGAIAAYGKVISLHPSDVLALNNLGTILGSTGKVEEARDLFIRLVGLAPKSVQAHMNLALAYLRLGDRESAAGEREEVRKLDPMAVKQLDEMFGAYLKEQRNAAAKKGAR
- a CDS encoding vitamin B12-dependent ribonucleotide reductase; this encodes MAVLEGIVAMETQGKREFGVETRAGLRFPRVYTRPGENPYDEVEWELRTAVISNEHGQIVFEQRDVEFPKFWSQMATNVVASKYFRGQMGTPQRERSIKQLIGRVATTIAGWGRAQGYFATEADSKAFEDELTYILLHQKAAFNSPVWFNCGVEVKPQCSACFINSVTDTMDGILTLAKTEGLLFKWGSGTGTNFSSLRSSKEAIQGGGTASGPVSFMKGFDAFAGVIKSGGRTRRAAKMVILNVDHPDIVEFIKCKAEEEKKAWALIDVGYDPSLNGPAYSSIFFQNSNNSVRVPDEFMQAVEKDGKWTTKAVTTGAPVETHRARELMKMICEAAHQCGDPGLQFDTTNNDWNCVPNTARINATNPCSEFSFIDDTACNLSSLNLMRFLTEDGTFEVEKYKHAVATMITAQEIIVSNASYPTPKIEQNSHDYRPLGLGYANLGALLMSWGTPYDSDPGRAVAAALTALMHGHAYATSARIAAVTGPFLGYEKNREPMLRVIRKHRSAIEKIDSRFVPKDVMEATRSTWEESYNLGVEHGYRNAQVTVIAPTGTIAFMMDCDTTGIEPDIALVKYKKLAGGGMLKIVNNTVPEALRCLGYGEDEVARIVRYVDEHETIEGAPALKDEHLPVFDCAFKPRNGSRTIHYMGHIRMMEAVQPFVSGAISKTVNMPEDATAQDIAEAYMEAWKGGIKAIAIYRDGSKRSQPLSTSKEDRGAKVAPASAPVAKRRRLPDERQSITHKFSVAGHDGYLTVGMYEDGTPGEIFIVMAKAGSTLSGVMDSFATAVSLGLQHGVPLRLLVTKFSHIRFEPHGFTKNPDIPIAKSIVDYIFRWLGIKFLGETPASTQHEAAKDDPLEAGGVQAVAEVQLKLINGGANGHGEGADDRSFVTQSDAPPCAECGSIMVRRGACYSCLNCGATSGCA